From Mustela erminea isolate mMusErm1 chromosome 1, mMusErm1.Pri, whole genome shotgun sequence, a single genomic window includes:
- the LOC116595276 gene encoding olfactory receptor 5K1-like has product MTEDNYSLTTEFILIGFTDRRELKSLLFVVFLIIYVITMVGNLGLVVLIFMEHRLHTPMYIFLGNLALMDSCCSCAIIPKTLENFFSKDRMISFHECIAQFYFLWLAGTTECFLLAAMAYDRYVAICSPLQYHTMMSKKLCIQMTTGAYIAGNLHPIIHVGFFFRLTFCGSNEINHFFCDVFPLYRLSCVDPYINELMIFIFSGSVQVFTISSVLISYFYILFTIFKMKSKEGRGKALSTCASHFLSVSIFYGSLLFVYIRPHSVKEDAEDIPGAVFYTLVIPLLNPFIYSLRNKEVINAVKKIIK; this is encoded by the coding sequence ATGACTGAGGATAACTACTCCTTGACCACTGAATTTATCCTCATAGGATTTACAGATCGACGAGAGTTGAAGAGCCTCCTGTTTGTGGTATTTCTCATTATCTATGTGATCACTATGGTGGGGAATCTGGGCCTAGTAGTGTTGATTTTTATGGAGCATCGTCTTCACACACCAATGTACATCTTTCTGGGCAACCTggctctgatggattcctgttgtTCTTGTGCCATTATCCCCAAAACATTAGAGAACTTCTTTTCTAAGGACAGAATGATTTCCTTTCATGAGTGCATAGCACAATTCTATTTTCTCTGGCTTGCTGGAACTACAGAATGCTTTCTCCTGGCAGCAATGGCCTATGATCGCTATGTGGCCATATGCAGCCCACTGCAGTACCACACCATGATGTCAAAGAAACTCTGTATTCAGATGACCACAGGGGCCTACATAGCTGGAAACCTGCATCCTATAATTCATGTGGGGTTTTTCTTTAGGTTAACTTTCTGTGGTTCAAATGaaattaatcactttttttgtGATGTTTTTCCATTATACAGACTTTCCTGTGTTGACCCTTATATCAATGAATTaatgatatttatcttttcagGTTCAGTTCAAGTCTTCACCATCAGTAGTGTCTTAATATCTTACTTCTACATTCTCTttactattttcaaaatgaaatccaaagaggGAAGAGGCAAAGCCTTATCTACTTGTGCatcccactttctctctgtctcaatatTCTATGGTTCTCTTCTCTTTGTATATATTCGACCACATTCAGTTAAAGAAGATGCTGAAGATATACCTGGTGCTGTTTTTTATACTCTAGTGATCCCTTTATTAAACCCTTTTATTTATAGTCTAAGAAATAAGGAAGTAATAAATgctgtgaaaaaaattataaag